In Harmonia axyridis chromosome 6, icHarAxyr1.1, whole genome shotgun sequence, a single window of DNA contains:
- the LOC123682493 gene encoding histone-lysine N-methyltransferase MECOM-like has translation MSLVETGLPWLRYLPPLPITLPLTMREKDSSPRKMLVASGGHSSPKQAATYPLSIRVPPGDDMPFDLSRNTRSPGPHMSPAGRPPAGPQENEDQPLDLRMDHKKSLLMSRRQVEDENRNLISPTPSVNSSKDEIVVEERRSPVTNNVPKTFSPQMSGYPGMLFPPQPIHPMMLEAIYRVQGGDKLPRLSLPYSNSNPGYPQRFPFLNPNMLSPPVNQVPFDLMRNAPPPQAPKVFDSNGGKLKDRYACKFCGKVFPRSANLTRHLRTHTGEQPYKCRYCERSFSISSNLQRHVRNIHNKEKPFKCPLCERCFGQQTNLDRHLKKHEADGPTILDERNMQRRQLTRNLSEESCFEEIRSFMGKVTDSRLLQHFQPNNKFPNFQTPKVFNIAANDFEENATSPDETKRDSSYFSDKEGYSSRSSTGSESPSGKEEDQIVKSEDRCSDEKYQTDENCNDKNNNT, from the coding sequence ATGAGTTTGGTAGAAACGGGCCTGCCCTGGCTCAGATACCTACCACCACTACCAATAACACTGCCCCTAACCATGAGAGAGAAAGATTCATCGCCACGCAAGATGCTCGTTGCCTCAGGAGGCCACAGCTCCCCAAAGCAAGCAGCCACCTATCCTCTATCCATCCGAGTTCCTCCAGGGGACGATATGCCCTTCGACCTCTCCAGAAACACCAGATCTCCAGGACCTCACATGTCACCTGCAGGAAGACCACCAGCGGGTCCACAAGAAAACGAAGATCAACCTTTAGACCTCCGAATGGACCACAAGAAATCCTTGCTGATGTCGAGGAGGCAAGTGGAGGATGAAAATAGGAATCTTATATCACCAACACCTAGTGTTAATAGTTCCAAGGACGAGATCGTTGTTGAAGAGCGAAGGAGTCCAGTTACAAACAATGTCCCAAAAACTTTCTCACCCCAGATGTCTGGGTATCCTGGTATGCTGTTTCCTCCACAACCCATCCACCCAATGATGTTGGAAGCGATATACAGGGTACAAGGGGGTGATAAACTGCCAAGATTGTCACTTCCGTACTCAAACTCAAATCCAGGATATCCGCAAAGGTTTCCTTTTCTAAACCCTAACATGTTGAGTCCTCCGGTCAACCAAGTTCCTTTCGATCTTATGAGAAATGCACCGCCTCCACAAGCTCCTAAAGTGTTCGACAGCAACGGTGGTAAGCTCAAAGATCGTTACGCTTGTAAATTTTGTGGTAAGGTATTTCCTAGATCTGCCAATCTCACTAGACATTTAAGGACTCACACTGGAGAACAACCGTACAAATGTAGATATTGCGAAAGATCATTCAGTATATCCAGCAACCTTCAAAGGCATGTAAGGAATATCCACAATAAAGAAAAACCTTTCAAGTGTCCTTTATGTGAACGATGCTTTGGGCAACAAACGAATTTAGATAGACATCTGAAGAAACACGAAGCTGATGGTCCTACCATTTTAGACGAAAGAAATATGCAAAGAAGACAATTAACTAGGAACTTAAGCGAGGAATCTTGCTTCGAAGAGATCAGATCGTTTATGGGTAAAGTAACAGACAGCAGGCTCCTACAACATTTTCAACCAAACAATAAATTCCCTAATTTCCAAACACCAAAAGTGTTCAACATTGCTGCGAATGACTTTGAAGAGAATGCCACTTCGCCTGATGAAACCAAAAGGGATTCTTCGTATTTCTCAGATAAAGAAGGTTATTCTTCAAGGTCTTCCACAGGCTCCGAATCACCATCGGGCAAAGAGGAGGATCAGATAGTGAAAAGTGAGGATAGATGTAGTGATGAGAAGTACCAAACGGATGAGAACTGCAACGATAAGAACAACAATACATGA